TAGGACTTCTTGGCGTCGTGGCAGGTGTTGTCGCCCACCTTCACCGTCTTCGCCCCGGCTTCCAGGCACATCTTCACCAGCGCCGCCACCAGGTGCGGGTTCGTGTTTGCCGCCAGCTCGGGCGGCTGCTCCCACGCCATGTTCGGCTTGATCCAGACCACGTCGCCCTTCTTGACGAACCTCCCCATGCCGCCGACGGCGTCCAGGGCGGCGCGGGCCAGTTTGGGGGCCATCACGTCGGTCGGCTCGTCCATGACCGGCTCGCCCTTCCAGCGCGCAATCGCCATCGCTGCCGGGGCCTCCTGCGCGCGGGCGAGCCCCGCCGCGAACACCGCCCCGCCCACGGAAGTCCCAATGAACTGACGCCTGGTCTGCTTTGCCATTGCTGCCGTCTCCTGTTGGTTCCAAAGGGTTGACCGTATCATACAATATTCCGGGCTGAACGCAGGGCCGCCGCCCGGTCGAATATCTCCTCCCGGGGGATGCCCGCGACCTCGTACATCGCGAAGATGTTCTCGTCAGGCGTCTCCGGGGGGATGGTATGGGAGGCGGCGAGGATGTAACCGCCGCCGTCGGGGGTCATGTCGGCGATGAGGCGCTCCGTGGCGCGGCGCACCTCGGCGGGGGTGCCGTTGGGCAGGACGCCCTGGGTGTCCACGCCGCCCATGAAGGTGAGGTGCTTTCCGAAGTCGCGCTTGAGGCCCGCGGGCTCCATGCCCGCGCAGGCGCACTGGACGGGATTGAGCACGGACACGCCGATCTCGATGAGGTCGGGGATGATGTCGCGCAGGGCGCCGCAGCAGTGGTGCGCCACGGGCAGGCCGTGGCGCAGGCCCACGTCGGCGGAGCGCTTCAGGTGGGGCTTCACCAGGGCGCGCCAGAGGTCCGGGCTCATCATGAGGGACTGCTGTCCCGCCACATCGTCCCCCAGCCACAGCCAGTCCAGGTCAAACCGCTCGCACGCCGCCGCGGAGAGCATGACGGAGAAGTCGCCGCAGCGCCCCAGCATCGCGTCCGCGAGCTCCGGGTCCGCCGCCATGTCGAGCAGGGCGTCCTCCATCCCGCGCAGGCGCCAGTACATCTCGAACACGCAGGGGGACACGTCCACGCCGATAAAGGCGTCGCCCCGGTCCGCCAGCAGGGGCGCCATCCGGGCGAGCAGAAACTCCAGGTGCTCGGCCGGGAACCGGTAGGCGCGTACTTCCTCCGGGGAACGGCCCGCGAGGGGAAACCCCTCGATCTGGTTGAAGGCTCCCCGTTTCGCCCAGTGGACGCCCCAGAAATCCGTGTGGGCGTCGCCCTCCCGCTCGTGGACGATCCCCTCCATGGCGTAGTTGTTGTTCACCCAGGTCTGACGGATGTCGTTGCCCATGGCCTCGCCCACGAGTGCCGGGGGAATGTTCAACAGCGCGCCCAGCCGCGCCGCCGTGTCCGGATGAAACCACATGAACACGGGAATCCGGTCGGCCGGTTCCCGGCGAAGCGCGGCCATCACCCGTTCACGGGAATTCATGGAAACTCCTTTCCGCCGCCGGTTCTCCCGCCCGCGCGGCGTCCCTATGAAACCAAATTGCCCTGCGGGAAAACAATCAGACCCGGTTTCCGTCTGGCGGCTCCGTGCCCCGGTTCATGATCGTGATGTAGCCCGTGTAGCTGAACAGGCGGTTGCGTTTTTGTGCGGTCAGCTCCCTGACGATGCCGAGCCGCTGCAGGTGGCCGAGCGCCTTGTTGACGGTGGCTGGCGTAAGGCCGGTCCTGGCCGACAAAGAGCCCGAGGTGGCGATGGGGTGCTCCATGAGCGCCCGGTGGATCTGAAAGGCCGACGCCGCCGCCCGGCCCAGACCGCCGATCCGGTCGCGGTCCCGGTTGGACAGGTCGAGAAGCTGCCGCGCCGTTTCCACCGCCTGGCCCGCGGTGACGGTGACCGCCTCGGCGAAGAAGTCCAGCCAGGCCTCCCAGTCCCCGTGCAGGCGCACATGGTCCAGAAGTTCATAGTAGCGCCGGCGGTGCGTCTTGAAATAGAGGCTGAGATAGAGCATCGGCTTCCGAAGCACTTTCTGCTCGCACAGAAGCAGCGTGATCAGCAGACGGCCCAGACGGCCGTTGCCGTCGAGGAACGGATGGATGGTCTCGAACTGCACATGCGCCAGCGCCGCCTTGAGCAGCACCGGGGTCGGCCCGGGCCGGTCATGGAGGAAGAGCTCCAGCCTGCCCATGCACTCCGGCACCGCTTCGGCGGGTGGCGGAACAAAGGCCGCGTTGCCCGGCCGGGTGCCGCCGATCCAGTTCTGGCTGCGCCGGAATTCGCCCGGCGCCTGCGCGCTTCCCCGGCCCCGGGCCAGCAGCACACCGTGTATTTCCCGGAACAGCCGCAGGGACAGCGGCAGGCCGCCCTCCAGCAGGCGCAGGCCGTGATCCAGGGCGGCGACATAGTTGCTGACCTCCCGCACATCATCCAGCGGCACCCCGGGCGCCTGGTCCAGTTCGAACAGCAGCAGGTCCGACAGCGACGACTGGGTCCCCTCGATCATGGAGGAGAGCACCGCCTCCTTGCGGACATACATGTAAAGAAACAGCGACGTGTCCGGAAGCAATGTCGAGACACTGTCCAGCCGCCCCAGCGCCAGCAGCGCCTGGTCGAACTTGCCCCGCAGTTCGGGCGTCCAGAGGATCGGCGGGCGCGGCGGCAGCGGCGCGGGCACAAAGGCCCGGGCCTTTTCGCCCACCGTGCAGATGGTCACATATCCGCCTTGAAGACCCCGTTTCATCGCGTGTTCCTCGAACCTAAAATAAGCCACCCCGTTATTTTACCATAAAGACTTATCCTATAATAGGAGAAAGAAGGGGGGCGGGAGGAGATGGGAGGTGTGGGAAGGAGGGGAAGTATAAGGAGGATGGGAGGAGAGTCACCGGAGTATCGTTCCCAAGAGGGCGGCTCCCTCGGCAAACCCGGTCATTCCCAGCCTCCCATACCTCCCCTACTTCCCATAATTCCCATCCCCCGCCTTGAAAAGCTGAATATATTTTCAGTATCCTGAGGGCATGATACCCCTGCATGTCCACAGTCATTATTCCCTCTGCGAGGGGCTGGCCGCGCCGCGCCAACTGGTGGCGCGGGCGGTGGAGCATGGCATGAAGGCCCTCGCCCTCACGGATACCGGGGGACTGTACGGCACGGTTCCTTTCTACCAGGCGGCGCGGGAGGCTGGGGTGCGGCCCCTGCTGGGCGCGCACCTGGGGGCTTGCGTGGTGCTGGCGCGGGACCGGCAGGGCTATGCGGACCTGTGCGCCCTGGTGACGGCGGCGCATCTGGACGGCGCGGCATGGCTGGAGCCCTGGCCGGAGGCGGTGGACCCGTCCCGCCTGTTCCTCCTGTGCGCGGACCCAGCGCTGCTGCGGCGGCTGGTCCGGCGGGGGCTGTCCCCCCTGGCGGCGGTGGAGCATTACGGGGATGCGGCCTCGCATGGCCGCGCGGGGGCGATGGTGGCGCTGGCGAAGCGGCTGGGCGTGCCCGCCGTCGCCGTGGCGCCGGTGCATTTCGCGGACCCGTCCCACCACGCGGCGCACCGGGTGCTGGCGGCGATCCGGCACAACACCCTGCTGGACACGCTGCGTCCGGAGGACGCCGCGCCGCCCGGGGCGTGGTTTCGGTCGCCACGCCAACTGGAGCGGCTCTTTGCGCTCTGGCCGGAGACGCTGGACAACGCCCTCTGGGTGGCCGGGGAGTGCGATGTGGAACTGGAGCTGGGCCGTCCCCTGTTCCCGGCCTTTCCCCTGCCGCCGGGGGAGACGCCGGAAAGCCGCCTCGAGCGGCTCACCTTCGAGGGGCTGCGGCGGCGCTACCCCCGGGTGCGGCGCGCGGCGGTGCGGCGCGCGCGGCACGAGTTGGACATCATCGCCCGGACGGGCTTCGCCTCTTATTTTCTCATTGTGGAGGAACTGGCGGCTTTTGCGCGGTCGCGGGACATTCCGGTGGTGGGGCGCGGGTCGGCGGGAAACAGCCTGGTGGCCCACGCGCTGGGCATGACCCGCTGCGACCCCCTGCGCTACGGTCTCTATTTCGAGCGGTTTCTGAACCCCGGCCGGTCCGACTGCCCGGACATAGACCTGGACTTCTGCTGGCGGCGGCGCGACGAGGTCATCGCCCATGTCTATGAGGTCTACGGCGCCGACCGCACCGCCATGATCGGCACCTTCAACACCTTCCGGGGCCGGGCGGCGGCGCGGGACATCGGCCGGGTCTTCGGCTATCCGGAGGAGGAACTGGGCCGCATGACGCGCCTGCTGCCGCATGTCGGCGCGGGGGACCTGCGGACGGCCCTGCGCACGCCGGAATGCCGCGCCCTCCATCTGGCCGAGGGCCCCCTGCGGGAGCTGTTGGACCTGTGCGCCGCCCTGGACGGGTGCCCCCGCCACATGTCCGTCCACGCGGGCGGCGTGGTGGTCGCGCCCGACGCCCTCACCCGGCATCTGGCCCTGCGGCGGGCCGCCAAGGGGATCGTTGTCACGCAGGGCGACATGCACGCCGTGGAGGCCCTGGGGCTGGTCAAGATGGACCTTCTCGGCAACCGCGCCCTCAGCGTGCTCCACGACACCGCGGCGGCGGTCCGCGCGCGCCGCGCGCCGGCGTTCGACATCGAGACCGTGCCCTGCGACGACCCCGCCACCGCCGAAACCCTCCGGACGGGGCGCACCCTCGGCTGTTTCCAGATCGAGTCGCCCGCCATGCGCGGGCTCCTGCGCCGGGTGGCGGCGGGCGACACCAACGCCGTCATCCAGAGCATCGCCCTCGTGCGGCCCGGCGCCTCGGGCAGCGGCATGAAGCAGCACTTCATAGACCGCCGCCTTGGCCGGGAGTCCGTGGCCTACGAGCATCCCGCCCTGGAGGCGGTGCTTGGCGAGACCCACGGCGTCATGATCTACCAGGAGGATGTGCTCAAGGTCGCCCATGCCGTCGCCGGGATGGACTTGGCGGAGGCCGACGCCCTCCGCCGCGCCATGGGCAAGAAACGCGGCCCCCACGAGATGGCCCGGCACATGCGCCGCTTCCTGGAGATGGCGGAGGCAAACGGCGTGGACGGGGCGCGGGCCCGGCGCATCTGGGAACTCATCGCCCAGTTCGCGTCCTACGCCTACTGCAAGGCCCACGCCGCCGCCTACGGCGAGCTGGCCTGGCAGGCCGCCTACCTCAAGACCCATTTTCCCGCCGAATTCTTCGCCGCCGTCCTCGCGAACCGGGGGGGATTCTACGCCCCGGCGGTCTACGCGGAGGAGGCCAAACGGTGCGGGGTAATCCTGCTCCCGCCGGACATCAACCAAAGCGGGGCGGTGTGCGCCGCCGAGGGCGCGTCCCTGCGGGTGGGCCTGCTGGAGATCAAGGGGTTGGGCCGGGAGACCATCGCCCGGCTGCTGGCGGCGCGGGACGCGGACGGCCCCTTCGTCTCGGAGGGGGACTTTGGGGCGCGGGTGCCCGCCGCCCGCGACGAGCGCGAGGCCCTGTCCCGCGCCGGCGCGTTTGACGCGCTGGATCCCGCCGCCTCCGGACCGGCGCCGCTTTCCTCGTCCGTCCGGGAACACGGGGGTCAGGGAACCCTTTGGGGGACAGGCACGGTGGCCCCGGCGCGGCCCCGGCGTTCCGAACGGGGCCGCGCCGATGACGAGCGGGAGGTGCTGGAGATTTTCCTGCGGGGGCATCCCCTCCGGGAGGCCGCGCCTTGGCTGCAGGACCGCTGTCTCACCCCGAGCGCCCTCCTGGACCGCTATGCGGGCCGGACCGTGGTGCTGGCGGGATGGCCCGTGGCCGAACGGCGGCTCGCCGTGCGCACGGGCACCGACGGCTGCATGAAGTTCATCAGCCTCGACGACGGCTGGGGCGTCTGCGAGACCGTTCTCTTTCCCGAGACCTACCGGCGGCTCGGGGCTGTCCTCGCGGCGGGCGGTCCCTGGGTGGTCACGGGCAGGGTGGAGGCCGATGACGGCAACCCCGTCCTGGTGGTCGAGGGCATGGAATGCGCGCGGCGCCGGTAGGCATTGTTCCCGGCCCCGGGCCGATTTAAGGTATCCTGCCGTCCAAGACCCCAGGCATTTTGGAGGACAGGCAATGAAAAGACTCGGGCCCGGCGGGGTCAAATGGCTCAAGACGCTGCATCTGCTGGCCGTGTGCTGCTGGATCGGGGGCGCCGTGTCCCTGCTGGTGCTGCACGGGGGCAGGGAGGCCCTGGACGGCGGCGCGCTGTACGGCGTCAACCACAGCATGCACCGGGTGGACATGGCCGTGGTCGTGGTTCCCGGGGCGTTTGGCTGCCTGGTCACCGGACTTCTGTACAGCCTTTTCACGAACTGGGGCTTCTTCCGGCACGGGTGGCTGATTTTCAAGTGGGTCGCCACCGTGGGGGCGATTCTTTTCGGGACCTTCTTCCTCGGACCCTGGGAGACCCGGATGCTCGACCTTTCCCGCGACCTCGGTCTCGCCGCGCTGGAAAACGCAGAATACCTGCGCAGCGCGCGGCTGAACCTCGGCTTCGGCATGGCCCAGGTGGCCCTGCTGGCGGTCATGGTCTGGCTGTCGGTGTTCAAGCCCTGGGGCCGAAAAAAGGGAAGCGGCCGCGCCTGAACGGTGTTACTCTCAGGGCAATCGCACTAAAATCCGTGGGGGCTTTCTGGATGGAGTCCGGTAATTGCCCGTTGTACGACCGCTTCAACGCTGAAAGCGTTGCCGAATATAGCCCAGGCCAGGCCGCCGCCCGAAGGGCCAGGCCTGGCCTGGGTTACCGGGAAAGAAGGATCATGCCCCAACGGGGCAGCCGAAATTGCAGCGGGCACCCAAAGACAAGGCAGGCGGGACGCCTGCGGTGCGAAGAAGACCTCCGGGGCGCGGTTCCGTACCGCAGGCGTCCCGCCTGCCGTGTCTTCTTCCCGGCGCGCAAATTTCGGATGCCCTTTCAGGGCAAAAAGTGCTTTGGGACGTGCAACCCAGGACAGGCCTGGCCCTTCGGGCGGCGGCCTGGCCTGGGCTATATGCGGATGTCCCGTTGGGACAACAAAGACAGAATCGCATAACCGAGAGAGGTTCATGCCGCCCACAGGCGTTTCTCGAGGGGCTTTTTAGTGTGATTGCCCTGGTGTTGCGATGGACAAGGACCCGGCGGAGGCGGGTATAATGACGGAAGTGATTTCTGACAGGACGTGACGGCGGGTGGCCAAATGAAGACATTGCGGCACAGCATGGGGGTGATTCGGGACCGGCGCTTCCGGTGCCGGGCGCTGCTGTCGCTGGGAGTGTGCTTCGTGGCGGTGTTCGGCCACAGCCACCATCTCACCCATGACTATTGCGGGCTGGCGGCCTGCCACCATGCGGAGCATCTGGAGGCCGCCCCCGATCCCCATGTGGGGGATGCCTGCCCGCACTGCACCCCCGCCCATCCGCCCTGCCCCCAGACCCTGCCTGAGTTTGCGGCGGACCAGGACCTGCCCCCCTGTGTTTTCGCCGCGGAGCCCCCCGTGGGGACCATTCGCCCCCATGGCAGGGAGTCCATCCCGCCCGACCGGCCCCGTGGCCCCCCTTCCGGCTGCTGAGACGCGTTTTTTCACCCCCCGTTCATTCATGGGAGGGTCGTGTCTTCATGCAACCGAAAGGAATTCATCCCCATGCGGAAAAAAGGCTTCACTTTGATTGAACTGCTGGTGGTCATCGCCATCATCGGCATCCTGGCGGCGATCCTGCTGCCCGCGCTGGCGCGCGCCCGCGAGGCGGCCCGGCGCGCCTCGTGCCAGAACAACCTGAAACAGCTCGGTCTCGTGCTCAAGATGTATTCCGGTGAGAGCGAGGGCGCGCGCTTTCCGCCGGTCAAGACGCTGAACTGCGACGGGTCGGTGGTCACCCGGCTGACCACCATGGCCGACATGGCGACGGCGTACCCCGAGTACCTGTCGGATCTCGCGGTGCTGGTGTGTCCCAGCGCGGCGCAAAACGGCTCCCCGGTCCAGATATGGGACCAGGGAAACACCATCTCCACCAACTACCGGGAGGCGCTGGCGGACGGGCGCATGACCATCAACGGGGTTTCCGTGCACAACAACGGCGCCGTGGAGCCCTGCGAGGTCTACGACCACCCCTACACCTACCTCGGCTGGACGGTTGTCCCCGCGTGGTTTCAGGCCGACATGGACTTCGAGGTGTTCCATGACGCGGTGAACTCGAAGGCCGCCGAGATCACCGGCGCGCCCACCCCCGCGCTGGCCGTGGAGGCCGCCGACGAGGACTGGGAGTTCCGCGACCACATCCACGGCGCGAAGGCCGCCAAGCAGGCCCCGGAGGACAGCGTCATGGCGCGGCAGGGCGTGGCCTGGCGCCTGCGCGAGGGCATCGAGCGGTTCATGATCACGGACATCAACAACGCCGCCGCCAGCGCGCAGGCCCAGTCGGAGATTCCCGTCTTCTGGGATGCCATCTCGGACAACGCCGACGAGGCGTTCAACCACATCCCCGGCGGGTCCAACGTGCTGTACATGGACGGCCACGCCGCGTTCCAGCGCTACATTCCCGACAGCCACGGCGAGTACAACCGGGGGAACGGGTTCCCCGTGAACGGCGGCGGGCTCATCCTCCACGAAGCCAGCCACGGGCTCGAAATCCACTAGAACGCAAACCGCCGGGGAGCGGCGCAACCGGCCGCTCCCCGGCGGAAAGTTTCTTTCGGCGTTCAGACGGCGCGGTTTGCGCATCCGTCGCGCCGCAGGCGGGCGAAGCACACGGCGGAGACGCACAGCTCGCCGAAGACGAGGACGGCGGCGCAGGGACCGAGGGTGGCGTAGTCGTAGAGCACCTCCTCCGGGATGCCGAACCACCCGCCCACCGTGGCGAAGGCGAGCAGGTCGTAGCCCGCCTTGAAGGGCTGGGTGTACCCCTGGGTGATGATGCCGCACCACGCGATGTCGTGGATGTTCGACGCGGCGCAGCCCAGCCCGAAGCCCGCCAGCATGACCAGCGCGAGGTCGGAAATGCGGGTGCGCTCGCCGCGCACGCCCCGGGCCAGCGCCCACACGCCCCCCGTGAGCAGGGGGATCGTCAGCGGGATGCCCAGGAACGAGGACAGCATGAAGAGCCAGTCAATGGCCTCCTTGGACAGGTTCAGCCGGGGGCTGTCCACAAAGGTGAGGCACACGCCCATGGTGACCACCCAGAGGACGGTGAACACATGGAACACGGGCATGGACGCGACGGTGCGGCCCTTGCGCGCGGGGAGGGCCCACGCGGCGGCGGACACGGCGGCGAAGAACGCGAGAAAGGCCAGGCACAGCGGCCAGGTCAGGACGAACCCCTTCAGAAACAGCATCTTCTATTCCTCCCGTTTGGCCGCTTTCCGGTGGGCGCGCCGGTAGCTCCATGACACGACCAGCATCATGACCGCCAGCATCACACTCATCGAAAGGGCGAGAATGTTCGTGTTGCGGATGCCCTCGTTCACATCCCCGCGCATCAGCCAGCCGATGACCTGCTCCTGCACCACCGGGCCAATGCTGCCGATGCCGTTCACGAGCCCGGCCACGGCCACGGCGTTCGCCCCGCCGGCCACGGAGATGGCGGCCGCGCCCGTCAGCAGGCTGTCGGGTCCGTAGACCATGAACCCGACAAACCCGAAGCACAGGGCGATGGTGAGCGGGTTGGTGCCCGCGTACATGACGGCGATGTATCCGAGGATGGCGCCGACGGACATGGTGAAGCAGAGCATGGGCCAGTTGCCCCGGAACCACTTGTCCAGGGCATACCCGGCGACGATGGTGCCCCCGATGCCCGCCCAGTCGAAGATGGTGGAGTAGTAGCTGGCCTGGTCCACGGCCAGCCCCTGGAGGTTGAGGAAGGCCGGCAGCCAGGAGTCGAGGGCGTAGCGCAGAAACTTCACGCAGAAATAGCTGCACCCCATGATGAGGATGAGGGGGTTGAAGGCCACCTTGAGGTACTCCGAGAGGGACACATGCTCCTCCTCGGAGGACTGCACGGCCCGGTTCGCCTCGCGCGACGCGTCCACGATGGGCGGCAGCCCCACGTCCTCCGGCTTGTCCCGCTGCCAGAAGAACAGGAGCCACCACACGGCCAGGGTGAGGGCGCTCATGCCGAAGAAGGCCCAGCGCCACCCCGCGTGCCAAAGCAGCAGCCCCCCCGCATACTTGAAGAGCAGGTTCCCGACGATGTGGTTTGTCGTCCAGATGCCCATCACCGTGCCGCGCTCCTTCTCGCGCAGCCACCGGGAGACCCCGCCCACGGCGCCCGGCCAGCCGCTGGCCTGCACCAGCCCGTTGATGAACATGAACACCATGAAGGTGGCGAAGGAGTTGGCGAAGCCGAAGACGGTGTTGCACACGATGGAGACGCCCAGCCCCCCCAGCATGATGACCCGGGGACCCCACTTGCGGCCCACAAAGCTGTTGATGAACTGCCCGAGCATGTAGGCGAACAGGAAGGCGGTCCAGATGTGGGCCGTGTCGCTGACCTCCCAGTTCATCTGCGCGGCGATGGAGGTCTTGCAGATGGTGAAGACCTTGCGGGTGAGGTAGTAGCCGGCATAGCCGGTGTAGGTGGCGATGAGGATGCGCCAGCGCCATTTCCACTGCTCGGAGGTCAGGGGGGGCATTTCGGCGCTCTCGGGACCGGGTACTGCGGGCATGATGTGGTTCCTTCCGGGCGCACAGTCTGCCATACCTCACCGGGGAAAACAACCCGCCCCCATCGCCCGGAGGCCCGGGCACCGGACGAAGGGCGGTGTTCCGCACCTTTGTTTCCGATCCACGCGGGGGGCTTCTGCCGGGCAAAGCGTATGCCGGACAAAGGGTTCCGAAATGCCCGGAATCCGGGCATTCCTTGACACACGGGGCCTTTTTCTGTCATAGTACCCGGCACTGCGGACCCTGCCTTTGCGTTTCCGGGAGATGCGTTTCATCCAAACTAGGCTCCGGCGGGCATGTTTCCGCGTTTTTCCCGTGTTTTGCACAAATGAGACGGCCCGGGCGAGTGGCGGAACTGGCAGACGCGCTGGATTTAGGTTCCAGTGCCGAAAGGTGTGCGGGTTCAAGTCCCGCCTCGCCCACCAGATGAAGAACAACTTGGAGCGGATCCCCCACAATGAGCGACATGGACAGCAAGAACGACGCCCTGGAAAACAACGAAGCCGCGGTCGAGCCCGAAGGGAAGACGGTCGCCGCTCCGGAGGAGACGGACGAGGTTTCCGGCGCGGAGGGGCAGGAGGAGGAGAAGTTCGTTTTCACCGTGGCCCCGGTCTTTGACCTTCAGTACAAGGGCGACTGCGCCTACGAGGTCAAGATCACCGTCGCCGCGGCGAACCT
Above is a genomic segment from Candidatus Hydrogenedentota bacterium containing:
- a CDS encoding Fic family protein, which gives rise to MKRGLQGGYVTICTVGEKARAFVPAPLPPRPPILWTPELRGKFDQALLALGRLDSVSTLLPDTSLFLYMYVRKEAVLSSMIEGTQSSLSDLLLFELDQAPGVPLDDVREVSNYVAALDHGLRLLEGGLPLSLRLFREIHGVLLARGRGSAQAPGEFRRSQNWIGGTRPGNAAFVPPPAEAVPECMGRLELFLHDRPGPTPVLLKAALAHVQFETIHPFLDGNGRLGRLLITLLLCEQKVLRKPMLYLSLYFKTHRRRYYELLDHVRLHGDWEAWLDFFAEAVTVTAGQAVETARQLLDLSNRDRDRIGGLGRAAASAFQIHRALMEHPIATSGSLSARTGLTPATVNKALGHLQRLGIVRELTAQKRNRLFSYTGYITIMNRGTEPPDGNRV
- a CDS encoding DNA polymerase III subunit alpha, yielding MIPLHVHSHYSLCEGLAAPRQLVARAVEHGMKALALTDTGGLYGTVPFYQAAREAGVRPLLGAHLGACVVLARDRQGYADLCALVTAAHLDGAAWLEPWPEAVDPSRLFLLCADPALLRRLVRRGLSPLAAVEHYGDAASHGRAGAMVALAKRLGVPAVAVAPVHFADPSHHAAHRVLAAIRHNTLLDTLRPEDAAPPGAWFRSPRQLERLFALWPETLDNALWVAGECDVELELGRPLFPAFPLPPGETPESRLERLTFEGLRRRYPRVRRAAVRRARHELDIIARTGFASYFLIVEELAAFARSRDIPVVGRGSAGNSLVAHALGMTRCDPLRYGLYFERFLNPGRSDCPDIDLDFCWRRRDEVIAHVYEVYGADRTAMIGTFNTFRGRAAARDIGRVFGYPEEELGRMTRLLPHVGAGDLRTALRTPECRALHLAEGPLRELLDLCAALDGCPRHMSVHAGGVVVAPDALTRHLALRRAAKGIVVTQGDMHAVEALGLVKMDLLGNRALSVLHDTAAAVRARRAPAFDIETVPCDDPATAETLRTGRTLGCFQIESPAMRGLLRRVAAGDTNAVIQSIALVRPGASGSGMKQHFIDRRLGRESVAYEHPALEAVLGETHGVMIYQEDVLKVAHAVAGMDLAEADALRRAMGKKRGPHEMARHMRRFLEMAEANGVDGARARRIWELIAQFASYAYCKAHAAAYGELAWQAAYLKTHFPAEFFAAVLANRGGFYAPAVYAEEAKRCGVILLPPDINQSGAVCAAEGASLRVGLLEIKGLGRETIARLLAARDADGPFVSEGDFGARVPAARDEREALSRAGAFDALDPAASGPAPLSSSVREHGGQGTLWGTGTVAPARPRRSERGRADDEREVLEIFLRGHPLREAAPWLQDRCLTPSALLDRYAGRTVVLAGWPVAERRLAVRTGTDGCMKFISLDDGWGVCETVLFPETYRRLGAVLAAGGPWVVTGRVEADDGNPVLVVEGMECARRR
- a CDS encoding DUF2269 family protein gives rise to the protein MKRLGPGGVKWLKTLHLLAVCCWIGGAVSLLVLHGGREALDGGALYGVNHSMHRVDMAVVVVPGAFGCLVTGLLYSLFTNWGFFRHGWLIFKWVATVGAILFGTFFLGPWETRMLDLSRDLGLAALENAEYLRSARLNLGFGMAQVALLAVMVWLSVFKPWGRKKGSGRA
- a CDS encoding MFS transporter, with the protein product MPAVPGPESAEMPPLTSEQWKWRWRILIATYTGYAGYYLTRKVFTICKTSIAAQMNWEVSDTAHIWTAFLFAYMLGQFINSFVGRKWGPRVIMLGGLGVSIVCNTVFGFANSFATFMVFMFINGLVQASGWPGAVGGVSRWLREKERGTVMGIWTTNHIVGNLLFKYAGGLLLWHAGWRWAFFGMSALTLAVWWLLFFWQRDKPEDVGLPPIVDASREANRAVQSSEEEHVSLSEYLKVAFNPLILIMGCSYFCVKFLRYALDSWLPAFLNLQGLAVDQASYYSTIFDWAGIGGTIVAGYALDKWFRGNWPMLCFTMSVGAILGYIAVMYAGTNPLTIALCFGFVGFMVYGPDSLLTGAAAISVAGGANAVAVAGLVNGIGSIGPVVQEQVIGWLMRGDVNEGIRNTNILALSMSVMLAVMMLVVSWSYRRAHRKAAKREE